In one Bosea sp. RAC05 genomic region, the following are encoded:
- the tpiA gene encoding triose-phosphate isomerase has translation MTRSIRPLVAGNWKMNGLKADLAIAAEVAKGYDIGLKSAVDLAICPPASLLYLASAALVGSRIATGGQDCSLQEAGAFTGEVSAAMLADAGAAFVIVGHSERRTLHGETSATVRAKAQAAQKALLVPIVCVGETKAEREAGKAVAIVRRQLRGSIPDNATAATLVVAYEPVWAIGTGLTPTAADVAEMHEAIRAELGRMLGKAAAAGVRLLYGGSVKPSNAAELMSVAHVDGALVGGASLKAEDFLAIARACG, from the coding sequence GTGACGCGCAGCATCAGGCCCCTGGTGGCCGGCAACTGGAAGATGAACGGGCTGAAGGCGGACCTCGCCATCGCCGCCGAGGTCGCCAAGGGCTACGACATCGGCCTCAAGAGCGCCGTGGATCTCGCGATCTGCCCGCCCGCCAGCCTGCTCTATCTGGCGAGCGCCGCGCTGGTCGGCTCGCGGATCGCGACGGGCGGCCAGGATTGCAGCTTGCAGGAGGCCGGTGCCTTCACGGGCGAGGTTTCGGCCGCGATGCTGGCCGATGCCGGGGCGGCGTTCGTCATCGTCGGCCATTCCGAGCGGCGCACGCTCCATGGCGAGACCAGCGCGACGGTGAGGGCGAAGGCGCAGGCCGCGCAGAAGGCGCTGCTGGTGCCGATCGTCTGCGTCGGCGAGACGAAGGCCGAGCGCGAGGCCGGAAAGGCGGTCGCGATCGTCCGCAGGCAGCTGCGCGGCTCGATTCCCGACAACGCGACGGCGGCGACGCTGGTCGTGGCCTATGAGCCGGTCTGGGCGATCGGCACCGGGCTGACCCCGACGGCGGCCGATGTCGCGGAGATGCACGAGGCGATCCGGGCCGAGCTCGGCCGCATGCTCGGCAAGGCGGCCGCGGCGGGCGTGCGCCTGCTCTATGGCGGCTCGGTGAAGCCGTCCAATGCGGCCGAGCTGATGAGTGTCGCCCATGTCGACGGGGCGCTGGTCGGCGGGGCGAGCCTCAAGGCCGAGGACTTCCTGGCGATCGCCCGCGCCTGCGGCTGA
- a CDS encoding glutathionylspermidine synthase family protein, producing the protein MRRVPLAPRPDWQTEVERLGFAFHTIDGQTYWDESVAYAFTLEQIERDIEAPTDAIEQLCFAFIEKAIDDDEILSRLSIPGGQWDFIRESWRRGDRNLYGRLDLAYDGKGPAKLLEYNADTPTALFESAVVQWDWLEQAMARGVLRPECDQFNSLHERLIAAFGQLRQPSPYRLHLACVQSSAEDRGTVDYLMDCAVQAGLDARFTYVEEIGLLSDGRFCDGANQPIETLFKLYPWEWLFREGYAANLATSRCQFVEPPWKALLSNKGLLACLWEMEPGHPNLLPAFFEGDPRCAGLSARHVRKPLYSREGANIALIERGTVIDSDDGPYGAEGFILQDAAPNLFAQDGRYAVLGSWLVASQACGLCVREDVSPITKNSSRFVPHYIEG; encoded by the coding sequence ATGCGCCGGGTTCCCCTCGCGCCGCGCCCCGACTGGCAGACCGAGGTCGAGCGGCTGGGCTTCGCCTTCCACACCATCGACGGCCAGACCTACTGGGACGAAAGCGTCGCCTATGCCTTCACGCTCGAGCAGATCGAGCGTGACATCGAGGCGCCGACGGATGCGATCGAGCAGCTCTGCTTCGCCTTCATCGAGAAAGCCATCGATGATGATGAAATCCTGAGCCGGCTCTCGATCCCCGGCGGACAGTGGGATTTCATCCGCGAGAGCTGGCGGCGCGGCGACCGCAACCTCTATGGCCGGCTCGACCTCGCCTATGACGGGAAGGGGCCGGCCAAGCTGCTGGAATACAACGCCGATACGCCCACCGCGCTGTTCGAATCGGCTGTGGTGCAGTGGGACTGGCTCGAGCAGGCGATGGCGCGCGGCGTGCTACGCCCGGAATGCGACCAGTTCAACTCGCTGCATGAGCGGCTGATCGCGGCGTTCGGACAACTCCGCCAGCCCTCGCCCTACCGGCTGCATCTCGCCTGCGTCCAGTCGAGCGCCGAGGACAGGGGCACCGTCGACTACCTGATGGACTGCGCCGTCCAGGCCGGGCTCGATGCGCGCTTCACCTATGTCGAGGAGATCGGCCTGCTCTCGGACGGGCGCTTCTGCGACGGCGCCAACCAGCCGATCGAGACGCTGTTCAAGCTCTATCCCTGGGAGTGGCTGTTCCGCGAGGGCTATGCCGCCAACCTCGCCACGTCGCGCTGCCAGTTCGTCGAGCCGCCCTGGAAGGCGCTGCTCTCGAACAAGGGCCTGCTGGCCTGTCTTTGGGAGATGGAGCCTGGCCATCCCAACCTGCTGCCGGCCTTCTTCGAGGGCGACCCGCGCTGCGCCGGGCTTTCGGCGCGCCATGTCCGCAAGCCGCTCTATTCGCGCGAGGGCGCCAACATCGCCCTGATCGAGCGCGGCACCGTGATCGACAGCGACGACGGCCCCTACGGCGCCGAAGGCTTCATCCTGCAGGACGCGGCGCCGAACCTGTTCGCGCAGGACGGGCGCTATGCCGTCCTCGGCTCCTGGCTGGTCGCCTCGCAGGCCTGCGGCCTGTGCGTGCGCGAGGATGTCTCGCCGATCACCAAGAACAGCTCGCGCTTCGTGCCGCACTACATCGAGGGGTGA
- the mdoH gene encoding glucans biosynthesis glucosyltransferase MdoH encodes MIAPSQEPATPPENRLIMPVQSFRSWKDEDRRKPAAPRAWKTPWLKRLFVFGGGLALTGYGAWEMYNVVSVSRTTSLQYVLLVLFTINFSWIALAFTSAVLGFLGLIFARSRTAYADTLQHRTVVVMPIYNESTARTFAALAAIRESVEATGLGSHFDYFIVSDTTNPDVWVAEERAFLALRERLGPDARVYYRHRPKNHHRKAGNIADFVTRWGGHYEHMVVLDADSLMTGTCIVRLAAAMEADPDAGIIQSLPLIINRNTFFARLQQFAARVYGPVIATGLAMWSGRDGNYWGHNAIIRTRAFADHCGLPDLKGKPPFGGHVLSHDFVEAALIRRAGWAVYMLPDLTGSYEESPPSLIDVSVRDRRWCQGNLQHSRIIGAKGFVAPTRQHFATGIMGYLASPFWLLQLVVGILIVLQVSYARPEYFTSEFTLFPVWPRFDPERALNLFALTMAILLAPKLFGLLLTLFDSKLRRAGGGAIRLVISAVIEVLFSAFFAPIMMLIQSGSVFQILLGRDTGWNPQRRDDGSIPLKDIVRRHRMHTLLGLVTGISAFLIATSLFAWMSPTIVGLVLAIPLSWASGQLAIGLWLKRRKLLFTPEESEPPAVAQRANALQAEFAAAGYDDADGLRALHADPALRDAHEAMLPEAAPRRRGEIEPERAVAQAKLVDAETIDDAAIWLKPKERMVVLHDRALVALLASLPAGRPAG; translated from the coding sequence ATGATCGCTCCGAGCCAGGAGCCGGCGACGCCCCCCGAGAACCGGCTGATCATGCCGGTCCAGTCCTTCCGCAGCTGGAAGGACGAGGATCGCCGCAAGCCGGCCGCGCCGCGCGCCTGGAAGACGCCGTGGTTGAAGCGGCTCTTCGTCTTCGGCGGCGGCCTCGCGCTGACCGGCTATGGCGCCTGGGAGATGTACAACGTCGTGTCGGTCAGCCGCACGACCTCGCTGCAGTACGTCCTGCTCGTGCTGTTCACGATCAATTTCTCCTGGATCGCGCTCGCCTTCACCAGCGCCGTCCTCGGCTTCCTCGGGTTGATCTTCGCCCGCTCGCGGACCGCCTATGCTGACACGCTGCAGCATCGCACGGTCGTGGTGATGCCGATCTACAACGAATCGACCGCCCGGACCTTCGCGGCGCTGGCGGCGATCCGCGAATCCGTCGAGGCGACCGGGCTCGGCAGCCATTTCGACTATTTCATCGTCTCGGACACGACCAACCCCGACGTCTGGGTCGCCGAGGAGCGGGCCTTCCTGGCGCTGCGCGAGCGCCTGGGCCCGGATGCGCGGGTGTATTATCGGCATCGGCCGAAGAACCACCACCGCAAGGCCGGCAACATCGCCGACTTCGTCACCCGCTGGGGCGGCCATTACGAGCACATGGTCGTGCTCGACGCCGACAGCCTGATGACCGGGACCTGCATCGTGCGCCTCGCCGCCGCGATGGAGGCCGACCCCGACGCCGGCATCATCCAGTCGCTGCCGCTGATCATCAACCGCAACACCTTCTTCGCGCGGCTCCAGCAATTCGCGGCCCGCGTCTACGGCCCCGTCATCGCGACCGGGCTTGCCATGTGGTCGGGCCGCGACGGCAATTACTGGGGCCACAACGCGATCATCCGCACCCGGGCCTTCGCCGACCATTGCGGCCTGCCCGACCTCAAGGGCAAGCCGCCCTTCGGCGGCCATGTGCTCAGCCACGATTTCGTCGAGGCCGCCCTGATCCGCCGCGCCGGCTGGGCTGTCTACATGCTGCCGGACCTGACGGGCTCCTATGAGGAGAGCCCGCCCTCCCTGATCGACGTCTCCGTGCGTGACCGGCGCTGGTGCCAGGGCAATCTGCAGCATTCGCGCATCATCGGCGCCAAGGGCTTCGTCGCGCCGACGCGGCAGCACTTCGCCACCGGCATCATGGGCTACCTCGCCTCGCCCTTCTGGCTGCTGCAACTCGTCGTCGGCATCCTGATCGTGCTCCAGGTCAGCTATGCGAGGCCGGAATACTTCACCTCGGAGTTCACGCTCTTCCCGGTCTGGCCGCGCTTCGACCCCGAGCGCGCCTTGAACCTCTTCGCCCTGACCATGGCGATCCTGCTGGCGCCCAAGCTGTTCGGGCTCTTGCTGACCCTGTTCGATTCCAAGCTCAGGCGGGCCGGCGGCGGCGCGATCCGGCTGGTGATCTCGGCGGTGATCGAGGTGCTCTTCTCGGCCTTCTTCGCGCCGATCATGATGCTGATCCAGTCCGGCTCGGTCTTCCAGATCCTGCTCGGCCGCGACACGGGCTGGAACCCGCAGCGCCGCGACGACGGCTCGATCCCGCTCAAGGACATCGTCCGCCGCCACCGGATGCACACCTTGCTGGGGCTCGTCACCGGCATCTCGGCCTTCCTGATCGCGACCTCGCTCTTCGCCTGGATGTCGCCGACCATCGTCGGCCTCGTGCTGGCGATCCCGCTCTCCTGGGCCTCGGGCCAGCTCGCCATCGGGCTCTGGCTCAAGCGCCGCAAGCTGCTCTTCACCCCCGAGGAGAGCGAGCCGCCGGCCGTCGCGCAGCGGGCCAACGCGCTGCAGGCCGAATTCGCGGCAGCGGGCTATGACGACGCCGACGGGCTGCGCGCCCTGCATGCGGATCCGGCCCTGCGGGACGCGCATGAAGCCATGCTGCCCGAGGCCGCGCCGCGGCGGCGTGGCGAGATCGAGCCCGAGCGCGCCGTCGCCCAGGCCAAGCTCGTCGATGCCGAGACGATCGACGATGCCGCGATCTGGCTGAAGCCGAAGGAGCGCATGGTCGTGCTCCACGACCGCGCGCTGGTGGCGCTGCTGGCCTCGCTGCCCGCCGGGCGGCCGGCGGGCTGA
- a CDS encoding DUF1190 domain-containing protein, with amino-acid sequence MKRSTQIGLAAAGILLVATYWGRSGSQQQSEESLVYANLAECRAGGQLTSTQCEQRFNEATANHLRDAKKFTSTSACETEYGSGSCRSAVWNGAQVVVPALAGFMLARSLAQGGGAAQPLLPPTQQACPPGSQAPECQQARSSSSGSSGGGYGGRGSSSSARAYSTTSGAALVARSGSSPGVATTTTTTSRGGFGSTARSYSSSSSS; translated from the coding sequence ATGAAACGCTCGACCCAGATCGGCCTGGCGGCGGCGGGTATTCTGCTCGTGGCGACCTATTGGGGCCGGTCGGGCTCGCAGCAGCAGAGCGAGGAGAGCCTCGTCTACGCCAATCTCGCCGAGTGCCGTGCCGGCGGGCAGCTGACCTCGACCCAATGCGAGCAGCGTTTCAACGAAGCGACCGCCAACCACCTGCGCGACGCCAAGAAATTCACCAGCACCAGCGCCTGCGAGACCGAATACGGCTCGGGCTCCTGCCGAAGCGCGGTCTGGAACGGGGCGCAGGTGGTGGTTCCAGCCTTGGCCGGGTTCATGCTGGCGCGCAGCCTCGCCCAAGGCGGCGGCGCGGCGCAGCCGCTGCTGCCGCCGACGCAGCAGGCCTGTCCGCCCGGCAGCCAGGCGCCCGAATGCCAGCAGGCGCGCTCATCCTCCTCCGGCAGCAGCGGGGGCGGCTATGGCGGCCGCGGCTCGTCCTCGTCGGCACGCGCCTATTCGACGACCTCGGGCGCCGCTCTGGTGGCGCGCTCCGGCTCGTCGCCCGGCGTCGCGACGACGACCACCACGACATCGCGCGGCGGCTTCGGCTCGACGGCGCGGTCCTATTCCTCCTCCTCGTCCTCCTGA
- a CDS encoding DUF350 domain-containing protein has product MVISMAGLPAFLLYFVLGAALIACFVAIYLRLTAHDEIALIRGGNLSAAIALGGNVAGFSVPLEKAIAQASSIPDLVIWAVAAMIIQFGAYGLARILIPELSRKIEEDRLPSAVMLAVIAVISGTLAAASMTA; this is encoded by the coding sequence ATGGTGATCTCGATGGCGGGGCTGCCCGCGTTCCTTCTCTACTTCGTCCTCGGCGCCGCGCTGATCGCCTGTTTCGTCGCGATCTATCTGCGTCTTACCGCCCATGACGAGATCGCGCTGATCCGCGGTGGCAATCTCTCGGCGGCGATCGCGCTCGGCGGCAATGTCGCCGGCTTCTCGGTGCCGCTCGAAAAGGCGATCGCGCAGGCGAGCAGCATCCCCGACCTCGTGATCTGGGCGGTGGCCGCGATGATCATCCAGTTCGGGGCCTATGGGCTGGCGCGGATCCTGATTCCCGAGCTGTCGCGCAAGATCGAGGAGGATCGCCTGCCCTCGGCGGTGATGCTCGCCGTGATCGCGGTGATCTCAGGCACGCTCGCCGCCGCCAGCATGACGGCCTGA
- a CDS encoding DUF350 domain-containing protein, producing the protein MIAQALLKLPDFALFFSVSLALVGVYLAVYTVATSHNEFGLIRQNNIAAALSLGLSLTGFALPLSSAVVHSTTIADLLIWGVVAIIVQLIVYVLVRIVLPNLSARIAAGELAAALFLGAASLAAGVINAAAMSF; encoded by the coding sequence ATGATCGCGCAGGCGCTGCTGAAACTCCCCGATTTCGCGCTGTTCTTCTCGGTGTCGCTCGCACTCGTGGGCGTCTACCTCGCGGTCTACACGGTCGCGACCTCGCATAACGAGTTCGGCCTGATCCGCCAGAACAACATCGCCGCGGCGCTCTCGCTGGGCCTCAGCCTGACCGGCTTCGCCCTGCCGCTGTCGAGCGCGGTCGTGCATTCGACCACGATTGCCGACCTGCTGATCTGGGGCGTGGTCGCGATCATCGTGCAGCTGATCGTCTATGTGCTGGTGCGGATCGTGCTGCCGAATCTCTCGGCGCGGATCGCGGCCGGCGAACTCGCGGCGGCGCTGTTTCTCGGCGCAGCCTCTTTGGCGGCCGGCGTGATCAATGCGGCGGCGATGAGCTTCTGA
- the argC gene encoding N-acetyl-gamma-glutamyl-phosphate reductase has translation MSIRVGIVGISGFGGGEALRLIASHPVFELVYAAGESSAGSRLVDRFPGVPARLAELVIAKWDPETLPPLDVLFASLPTGASAAALARVPKAVKIVDLGGDHRSAEGWAYGLADIWPNRIEGQTRVANPGCFPAATLTALAPLLADKLIEPGNIVIDVKTGISGAGRGGDSTFGYAESNENLVPYGLLRHVHMPEIARTIETLSGGSAAGLVFTPHLVPMTRGILATIYCRGSATTGQCLEAARRFYAGRSFIRVTDKPPQTKWATGSNLAFVSYAADPERNLVIAMGVVDNLGKGAAGQAVQNANLICGLPETAGLDGMPVWP, from the coding sequence ATGAGCATTCGCGTCGGCATTGTCGGAATCAGCGGATTTGGCGGCGGCGAAGCGCTGCGCCTGATCGCCAGCCATCCGGTCTTCGAACTCGTTTACGCCGCGGGCGAGAGCAGCGCGGGCAGCCGCCTGGTGGATCGCTTCCCGGGCGTGCCGGCCAGGCTGGCCGAACTGGTGATCGCGAAGTGGGATCCTGAGACTCTGCCGCCTCTCGACGTGCTGTTCGCGTCGCTGCCCACGGGCGCCTCGGCCGCGGCTTTGGCCCGCGTCCCCAAGGCGGTGAAGATCGTCGATCTCGGCGGTGACCATCGCTCTGCCGAGGGCTGGGCCTATGGGCTGGCCGACATCTGGCCAAACCGGATCGAGGGGCAGACCCGCGTGGCCAACCCCGGTTGCTTCCCCGCCGCGACGCTGACGGCGCTGGCGCCGCTGCTGGCCGACAAGCTGATCGAGCCCGGCAACATCGTCATCGATGTCAAGACGGGCATCTCCGGTGCCGGGCGGGGTGGCGACAGCACATTCGGCTATGCCGAGAGCAACGAGAACCTCGTGCCCTATGGGCTGCTCAGGCATGTCCACATGCCCGAGATCGCCAGGACGATCGAGACGCTGAGCGGCGGCAGCGCGGCCGGGCTGGTGTTCACGCCGCATCTGGTGCCGATGACGCGTGGCATCCTCGCCACGATCTATTGTCGCGGGAGCGCCACCACGGGCCAGTGCCTGGAGGCGGCCCGGCGCTTCTATGCCGGGCGTTCGTTCATCCGCGTGACCGACAAGCCGCCGCAGACGAAATGGGCGACCGGCTCCAACCTCGCCTTCGTCAGCTATGCGGCCGATCCCGAGCGCAATCTGGTGATCGCGATGGGCGTGGTCGACAATCTCGGCAAGGGTGCGGCCGGTCAGGCGGTGCAGAACGCCAACCTGATCTGCGGCCTGCCGGAGACGGCCGGGCTGGATGGCATGCCTGTCTGGCCCTGA
- a CDS encoding CTP synthase — protein MTRYVFITGGVVSSLGKGLAAAALAALLQARGHTVRLRKLDPYLNVDPGTMSPYQHGEVFVTDDGAETDLDLGHYERFTGRPCNKGDNITTGRIYMDILTKERRGDYLGATIQVVPHVTNAIKEFILDGNEGYDFTLVEIGGTVGDIESLPFLEAIRQVNQQLPRGQCIFIHLTLLPYIPTAGELKTKPTQHSVAELRSIGIQPDILLCRTDREIPREERRKLALFCNVRETAVIEARDVASIYDVPLSYHAEGLDNEVLAAFGMDASQEPDVSNWRRISERVKNPEGEVTIAIVGKYTGMKDAYKSLIEALMHGGIANRVKVNLDWIESEVFEKEDPAPFLEHVHGILVPGGFGHRGAEGKIKAATFARQRKVPYFGICFGMQMAVIEAARSLAGITDANSTEFGPTTEPVVGLMTEWMRGNEIEQRAADGNLGGTMRLGAYASTLAAGSKIAQIYGTTEISERHRHRYEVNMGYRDRLEAQGMSFCGLSPDGLLPETIEYPDHPWFIGVQYHPELKSRPFEPHPLFASFVQAAMVQSRLV, from the coding sequence ATGACGCGGTATGTTTTCATCACCGGCGGCGTGGTGTCTTCGCTGGGCAAGGGCCTGGCGGCGGCGGCGCTGGCCGCCCTCCTGCAGGCGCGCGGCCACACGGTCCGCCTGCGCAAGCTCGATCCCTATCTCAACGTCGATCCGGGCACGATGAGCCCGTATCAGCACGGCGAGGTCTTCGTCACCGATGACGGGGCCGAGACCGATCTCGATCTCGGCCATTACGAGCGCTTCACCGGCCGGCCCTGCAACAAGGGCGACAACATCACCACCGGCCGCATCTACATGGACATCCTGACCAAGGAGCGCCGGGGCGACTATCTCGGCGCGACCATCCAGGTCGTCCCGCATGTCACCAACGCCATCAAGGAGTTCATCCTTGACGGCAACGAGGGCTACGACTTCACGCTGGTCGAGATCGGCGGCACGGTCGGCGACATCGAGAGCCTGCCCTTCCTCGAGGCGATCCGGCAGGTGAACCAGCAGCTGCCGCGCGGGCAGTGCATCTTCATCCACCTGACGCTGCTGCCCTACATCCCGACGGCCGGCGAGCTGAAGACCAAGCCGACGCAGCACTCGGTCGCCGAGCTGCGCTCGATCGGTATCCAGCCCGACATCCTGCTCTGCCGCACCGACCGCGAGATCCCGCGCGAGGAGCGCCGCAAGCTGGCGCTGTTCTGCAATGTCCGCGAGACCGCGGTGATCGAGGCCCGCGACGTCGCCTCGATCTACGACGTGCCGCTGTCCTACCACGCCGAGGGGCTCGACAACGAGGTTCTGGCCGCCTTCGGGATGGATGCGAGCCAGGAGCCCGACGTCTCCAACTGGCGGCGCATCTCCGAGCGCGTGAAGAACCCCGAGGGCGAGGTCACCATCGCCATCGTCGGCAAATATACGGGGATGAAGGACGCCTATAAGTCCCTCATCGAGGCGCTGATGCATGGCGGCATCGCCAACCGCGTCAAGGTCAATCTCGACTGGATCGAGTCGGAGGTCTTCGAGAAGGAGGACCCGGCGCCCTTCCTCGAGCATGTCCACGGCATCCTGGTGCCGGGCGGCTTCGGCCATCGCGGCGCCGAGGGCAAGATCAAGGCGGCGACCTTCGCCAGGCAGCGCAAGGTGCCCTATTTCGGCATCTGCTTCGGCATGCAGATGGCGGTGATCGAGGCGGCGCGTTCGCTCGCCGGCATCACCGACGCCAACTCGACCGAGTTCGGCCCGACGACCGAGCCCGTCGTCGGCCTGATGACCGAGTGGATGCGCGGCAACGAGATCGAGCAGCGCGCGGCCGACGGCAATCTCGGCGGCACGATGCGGCTGGGCGCCTATGCCTCGACGCTGGCGGCGGGTTCCAAGATCGCGCAGATCTACGGCACCACCGAGATCTCCGAGCGGCATCGCCACCGCTACGAGGTCAATATGGGCTATCGCGACCGGCTCGAGGCGCAGGGCATGAGCTTCTGCGGCCTCTCGCCGGACGGGCTCCTGCCCGAGACGATCGAATACCCCGACCATCCCTGGTTCATCGGCGTGCAGTATCATCCCGAGCTGAAATCGCGCCCCTTCGAGCCGCATCCGCTGTTTGCGAGCTTCGTCCAGGCCGCGATGGTGCAGAGCCGGCTGGTCTGA
- the secG gene encoding preprotein translocase subunit SecG: MQNVIIVIHLIIVVALVGVVLLQRSEGGGLGMGSGGGGAGGFMTGRGQANALTRTTAILAAAFFLTSIVLAVMANRGRVQRSIIDGAPTQSAPVTPTGPSAPNAGGVLDQLRQMQAPSGAPQPPTPAPPAPQQ, translated from the coding sequence ATGCAGAACGTCATCATCGTCATCCATCTGATCATCGTGGTCGCGCTCGTCGGCGTGGTCCTGCTGCAGCGCTCCGAAGGCGGCGGGCTCGGCATGGGTTCGGGCGGCGGCGGAGCGGGCGGCTTCATGACCGGTCGCGGCCAGGCCAATGCACTGACGCGGACGACGGCGATCCTGGCGGCGGCCTTCTTCCTGACCTCGATCGTGCTGGCGGTGATGGCCAATCGCGGCCGCGTCCAGCGCTCGATCATCGACGGCGCGCCGACCCAGAGCGCGCCCGTGACCCCGACCGGGCCGAGCGCCCCCAATGCCGGCGGCGTGCTCGACCAGCTGCGCCAGATGCAGGCGCCGAGCGGCGCGCCGCAGCCGCCCACGCCGGCGCCCCCGGCGCCGCAGCAGTGA
- a CDS encoding VOC family protein, whose amino-acid sequence MSDSTAALSPRGLDHLVIGVRDLDAAGAFYETLGFTVGTRNRHPWGTENRIVQFPGAFLELITIGDAGAIPAPAPRQFSFGQFVREALERGEGLSMLVLESRDAKADATAFNAAGIGDFEPFFFERQAKRPDGSTVRVAFSLAFAADPLAPECGFFVCQQHEPQNFWNPAFQQHANGASALSAAILVTDDPGQHRGFLQSFAGFPEVLEGNADYVLTLPRGRIDLLDPEAAQAIYHAEPDPTPARFLGFCVTVPDLDVVAARLETADIAFGQGEERIVVPAEAAMGCLIAFEQG is encoded by the coding sequence ATGTCCGATTCGACCGCTGCCCTGTCGCCCCGCGGCCTCGACCATCTCGTCATCGGCGTGCGCGATCTCGATGCCGCTGGGGCCTTCTACGAGACGCTCGGCTTCACCGTCGGGACCCGCAACCGCCATCCCTGGGGCACGGAAAACCGGATCGTGCAGTTTCCGGGTGCGTTCCTGGAGTTGATCACGATCGGCGATGCGGGGGCGATTCCGGCGCCGGCGCCGCGGCAGTTTTCCTTCGGCCAGTTCGTGCGCGAGGCCCTGGAGCGGGGCGAGGGCCTGTCCATGCTGGTCCTCGAAAGCCGCGACGCCAAGGCGGATGCGACCGCGTTCAACGCGGCCGGCATCGGCGATTTCGAGCCGTTCTTCTTCGAGCGCCAGGCGAAGCGGCCCGATGGCTCAACCGTGCGCGTCGCGTTTTCGCTGGCCTTCGCCGCCGATCCGCTGGCCCCGGAATGCGGCTTCTTCGTCTGCCAGCAGCACGAGCCGCAGAATTTCTGGAACCCGGCCTTCCAGCAGCACGCCAATGGCGCCAGCGCGCTCTCGGCCGCCATCCTCGTCACCGACGATCCTGGTCAGCACCGCGGCTTCCTGCAGAGCTTCGCCGGTTTCCCCGAGGTGCTGGAGGGCAATGCGGACTATGTCCTGACCCTGCCGCGCGGGCGCATCGACCTGCTCGACCCCGAGGCCGCGCAGGCAATCTACCATGCCGAGCCGGATCCCACGCCGGCCCGCTTCCTCGGATTCTGCGTCACGGTTCCCGATCTCGACGTCGTGGCGGCGAGGCTGGAAACGGCCGACATCGCCTTCGGCCAGGGCGAGGAGCGGATCGTGGTGCCGGCCGAGGCGGCGATGGGCTGCCTCATTGCCTTCGAGCAGGGTTGA